A window of Gadus chalcogrammus isolate NIFS_2021 chromosome 16, NIFS_Gcha_1.0, whole genome shotgun sequence contains these coding sequences:
- the LOC130406697 gene encoding mRNA decay activator protein ZFP36L1 has translation MQHRCQFAHGEEEVRGLHRHPRYKTEPCRTFHTAGFCPYGARCHFIHNADEMQDASSSCSSCSPGPAPPHRPRPPLLRHSFSFAGFSSSSSSSSSSSSGAVPQTLGSAFQPAPSSLLFSRAASVSPPPSSTSSFGSPELLSPLFPEPGPRSLCSYPFSGSSPFSGSSLLAADVADSALRFYALSDAVAKCQAAVSSASSFAAAGLQRCASADSLSEEGYTSSCSLSSGGSDSPCFEGRRLPIFSRLSVTDE, from the exons ATGCAACATAGG TGCCAGTTCGCCCACGGCGAGGAGGAGGTGCGGGGGCTGCACCGCCACCCCCGCTACAAGACGGAGCCCTGCCGCACCTTCCACACGGCGGGCTTCTGCCCCTACGGCGCCCGCTGCCACTTCATCCACAACGCCGACGAGATGCAggacgcctcctcctcctgctcctcctgctcccccggccccgccccgcctcaccggccccgccctcctctgCTCCGCCACAGCTTCAGCTTCGccggcttctcctcctcctcctcctcctcctcctcctcctcctccggtgcCGTTCCTCAGACCCTGGGGTCCGCCTTCCAGCCCGccccctcctcgctcctctTCTCCCGCGCCGCctccgtctcccctcccccgtcctccacctcctccttcggCAGTCCggagctcctctctcctctgttcccgGAGCCGGGGCCCCGGTCGCTCTGCTCCTACCCCTtctccggctcctcccccttctccggCTCCTCCCTCCTGGCGGCGGACGTCGCGGACTCCGCCCTCCGCTTCTACGCCCTCAGCGATGCCGTCGCCAAGTGCCAGGCCGCCGTCTCCTCCGCCTCGTCCTTCGCCGCCGCGGGGCTGCAGCGCTGCGCCTCGGCCGACTCCCTCTCCGAGGAGGGgtacacctcctcctgctccctgagCTCCGGGGGCTCTGACTCCCCTTGCTTCGAGGGCCGGCGCCTCCCCATCTTCAGCCGCCTGTCGGTGACCGACGAGTAG